The following are from one region of the Hydrogenimonas sp. SS33 genome:
- a CDS encoding DUF308 domain-containing protein — translation MWNYSMLPNDMDILPKLSKHAMVAGIIMVILGGAALFYPFYGSLFTVAFVAWLMIFAGFAAGYATVKGNPKDWLGWLKSFILIMTGALMIFYPGVGIQAVGLMLAIYFLLDTFAGFALGAAMKPAKGWWLWSLNGFISLVLAIIFLTSWTSIQETAWLIGIFVGISLLFDGFMLIFMGNSVKKIGGE, via the coding sequence ATGTGGAACTATTCCATGCTTCCCAACGATATGGATATCTTGCCGAAGCTCAGCAAACATGCGATGGTCGCAGGGATCATCATGGTCATTCTGGGGGGAGCGGCGCTTTTCTACCCCTTCTACGGCTCGCTCTTCACGGTCGCCTTCGTGGCGTGGCTTATGATCTTCGCCGGATTCGCCGCCGGGTACGCCACCGTCAAAGGCAATCCGAAGGATTGGCTGGGTTGGCTGAAGAGCTTCATCCTCATCATGACCGGCGCCCTGATGATCTTCTACCCCGGTGTGGGCATCCAGGCTGTGGGATTGATGCTCGCCATCTACTTCCTGCTCGACACCTTCGCCGGATTCGCCCTCGGTGCGGCGATGAAACCGGCGAAAGGGTGGTGGCTCTGGTCGCTTAACGGTTTCATCTCTCTGGTGCTGGCCATCATCTTCCTGACCTCCTGGACCTCCATTCAGGAGACGGCATGGCTCATCGGCATCTTCGTCGGCATCAGCCTCCTTTTCGACGGCTTCATGCTGATCTTCATGGGCAACTCCGTCAAAAAAATCGGCGGAGAGTAA
- a CDS encoding mechanosensitive ion channel domain-containing protein yields the protein MKRILPILSILLFAVHLRAADIDATLVNGGEKVYQSLLKQLAAGKENSDETKLQKALLYKLINLSRVKPPQSITIKPPSDEAHYRKAAMAYGNRLLSKASILANLQSLHEKIDGVRNQLLHGSDDNATTPLTLQLQYAFYLKGKRLYEHKLHLYQEAIAKAPKLFSDALKRISFDVNATGQNLQKIEKELRKKREEIQRMEVERERLNLLGRTAAVTRITHELQRLHGEEKRILNKKLLELFIRYSIALKEKRSKKAFDLQRRMMSLVEKTYPASVHTDMAKLFHKMDLLTLGRAETLKGATREEVEAVVKDFWHRANAPLFDINKTPISAFKLFLALLVFVLGFIFGQLYKSGIKRLTKNSTSITPSTQTLLANLGYYIIVIIAFFIMLKVLGINLTSIALVAGALSVGIGFGLQNMVSNFVSGLILMFERSIKIGDYVELDNDLRGHVSDIRMRSTTITTNDNIDVIVPNQDLIQNRVVNWTMNDRIRRFKIPFGVAYGTDVQKVETVILEAVATSGFTDIYEKGHRKTRVIMTGMGDSSVDFELFVWIQGREILFPRRTTSRFLKLIYKALNIHGIEIPFPQRDIHIRSVDGEIPLKVDNAKHGDKSGTNIGN from the coding sequence ATGAAACGGATTCTGCCGATTCTGTCGATCCTGCTGTTCGCTGTGCATCTGAGGGCTGCCGACATCGACGCCACCCTGGTCAACGGCGGCGAAAAGGTCTACCAGTCCCTTCTGAAACAGCTGGCGGCAGGCAAAGAAAACTCCGACGAAACAAAGCTTCAAAAGGCCCTGCTCTACAAACTTATCAATCTCTCCCGGGTCAAACCGCCGCAATCCATCACCATCAAACCCCCTTCCGACGAAGCGCACTATCGCAAAGCGGCGATGGCCTACGGCAACCGGCTCCTGAGCAAGGCTTCCATTCTCGCCAACCTACAGAGCCTTCACGAAAAGATCGACGGGGTGCGGAACCAGCTGCTGCATGGAAGCGACGACAATGCCACAACCCCCCTGACGCTGCAGCTGCAGTATGCTTTCTACCTGAAAGGAAAGAGGCTCTACGAGCACAAACTTCATCTCTATCAGGAAGCCATCGCCAAAGCCCCGAAACTCTTCTCCGACGCCCTGAAACGCATCTCCTTCGACGTCAACGCAACCGGACAAAACCTTCAGAAAATCGAAAAAGAGCTCAGAAAGAAACGGGAAGAGATCCAACGGATGGAGGTGGAGAGGGAACGGCTCAATCTGCTCGGTCGCACGGCGGCCGTGACCCGCATCACTCACGAACTGCAGCGTCTCCATGGAGAGGAGAAGCGGATTCTCAACAAAAAGCTGCTCGAACTCTTCATCCGCTACTCCATCGCCCTGAAAGAGAAAAGGAGCAAAAAGGCTTTCGACCTGCAGCGGCGGATGATGTCACTGGTGGAAAAAACCTACCCCGCCAGTGTCCATACCGACATGGCCAAACTCTTCCACAAGATGGACCTGCTGACCCTGGGGCGGGCCGAAACCCTCAAAGGGGCCACCCGCGAAGAGGTCGAAGCGGTCGTGAAAGATTTTTGGCACAGAGCCAACGCTCCCCTCTTCGATATCAACAAGACGCCCATCAGCGCCTTCAAACTCTTTCTGGCCCTGCTGGTCTTCGTTCTTGGATTCATCTTCGGCCAACTCTACAAAAGCGGCATCAAACGCCTGACAAAAAACTCCACGTCCATCACCCCTTCCACCCAAACCCTGCTGGCGAACCTGGGCTACTACATCATCGTCATCATCGCCTTTTTCATCATGCTCAAGGTCCTGGGCATCAACCTCACCTCTATCGCCCTGGTCGCAGGCGCCCTCTCCGTCGGTATCGGTTTCGGACTGCAGAACATGGTCTCCAACTTCGTTTCGGGACTCATCCTGATGTTCGAACGTAGCATCAAAATCGGCGACTACGTGGAGCTTGACAACGACCTCAGAGGCCATGTCAGCGACATCCGCATGCGCTCCACCACCATTACGACCAACGACAATATCGACGTCATCGTCCCCAACCAGGACCTCATCCAAAACCGTGTCGTCAACTGGACCATGAACGACCGCATACGCCGCTTCAAAATCCCCTTCGGCGTCGCCTACGGCACAGATGTCCAGAAGGTGGAAACGGTCATCCTCGAAGCGGTGGCCACCAGCGGTTTCACCGACATCTACGAAAAAGGCCACCGCAAAACCCGGGTCATCATGACGGGGATGGGCGACAGCAGTGTCGATTTCGAACTCTTCGTCTGGATCCAGGGACGGGAGATTCTCTTTCCCCGGCGCACCACATCGCGTTTTCTAAAACTCATCTACAAAGCCCTCAATATACACGGCATAGAGATTCCGTTCCCGCAGCGGGATATCCATATCCGATCGGTGGATGGAGAGATTCCTCTGAAAGTCGACAATGCGAAGCATGGGGATAAAAGCGGTACGAATATCGGAAATTGA